CTGCTTACATCTAATTATGGCACTATGCCGACTCAGAGNNNAAACTAGTTTGCGCGGTTAATTTGGGATATTTGTTACTAGAAAAAGATGCTTTTTTGCAGCCTTGGCGAATTATTTTTAGTACACAAGTGACTAGAAATAATTGGGAANNNTCTCAAAACAAATCGCTTGCCAGGTGTAGCCACATTTAGAGATTGAGCTATACAGCTCGTTGTGAACTCTCATCTCGTTCACAACCTCCGGTGATGTCTTGGCATTGAGGGAAAATAGTAGACATCAAGTAGAGCAAATAATTCCAATTTCAAAATACCTGTTGCTTTTCAAATATTGTTCCTCATCATATCACTTTTTTTTGGTTTTGAAATAAAATTGTGCATTTTCAAGTTTATAAATGATGGCTATTTAAATATTTTATATCTTGCTTAAATCAAGGTTTGATGATATTTCTATATCTACTTTTAAATCAAGTTTTATTTATTCTTTTATATTGACTATTAGACACAAAAAGCCGCGATTGCTTTAGACTAAATCGCGTATCTATAAGGCTTTGTCGCTCGTGCTAATAACCGAAAGACTAGTTAATAGCCATACATATAATAAAACATCTTGGGTTAAATTCGATAATTATTTAGAGGTTTTTTTGGCATAAATTTATATTTCTTTCATGAAAGAATTTTAAACTTTTATGATTTAACTAATTTATTGGCTACTTTCAAGTATGTTTTTACCTTGCTATTTTATATATTTGAGAGACTTTAATTACGTAGATAGTTTGTTGCTATAAAAGGATGATAATCCGTAGCAAGCTACGATATCAGCTTCTTTTTCTAGGTGTCTGAGCGATACCTACGGTAGGCTACGCCTACACAGATTAAGTTGACTAGTATAAAACGACAGAAATAAAGATACCATTTTACGAAACACAATTAGTAAGTGGGTGTGAATAATTAAAGATTTATAGTGACTGAGTGCGGTCTGGGAGACTTCCCCATTAGCGACAAATAAAACCGAAAGATAAGGACTTTAGCCCTGACTACAAGGCAATTTGATTAAATTTACATTGCTTAACATAAGCTAGTCTATTCTTGCCCACTTACTTTGCCTCCCACGCTGAAAAACAGGTAGGCCGACCGCCTAATATCAACAAAGTGCGTTTGGCTTGAAAAAACGGGGTACTCTAAACATTTCTGCGACTTCTCCATCTCTTAGTTCCAAAATGTGCTGCAATAGTCTTAACTCCTTGCGAATCTTCTCTCTGAGCAAGTACTCGTGCTCAATTGCTGGAGTCAGTACTACTCATATTGCTTACATATACGTGTTTTCCCTACCTGTATCAGGCTAAATCCCTAAAAATATAAATACTGCTTGCCGATCTATAAGTGTTCTCTGCACCCATACAGCATTCTGAAATCATTCGTAAAAATTTAAATCCCCGACTTCTCAAAGAAGTCGGGGATCTTGAAGTTACAAGTGAGTGCATTAGCGTCAGGATTGATGCTGAGAGTGATGGGGGTAAAGTAGCTCCCATCACCCTTAAGCTGATTGAACTCGCCATTTAATTCGTGGGACTAGAGGGTTTAACCTGATTTCGCATTGTTTCAAAGCTGAAAGCAGCCGCGCCAAAGGTTACAAATAACACTCCCAGAATTTGCACAATATCCAAATTTTCTTGAATGATTAACCCAGCGAAAATCACGGTTAAAACTGGGATGCTACCACCAATGAGCGCCGATCGCGAGGCACCTAGTTTACTAATACCAACATTATTGAGCAAATAACCTGCAAGGGTCAGCACACCCAAAATAAATGCGCTTAAAACCAATTCCAGCATTTTAGAGGGGTCAACTACTACCAAGTTCCAACTGCTTGGCAAAGGTAGCATCAAACAGATAAAGCTCAACAACAGCATCGTAGTGAAGTTAATTAAAGTAAAAGTCACGGGATGCAGTTTGCTAGCACAGACTCGCGTCAGAATTATATAGGCAGCAAAAGCCACACCCGAAAGAATGGCGGTGCTGCTTCCCATTGAAGTATTACCGATACCGATGCTGGGAGAACCCCCTAAAACCAACAATTCACCGCAGCAAATTGCGGCGATCGCTACGATGCGGAATAGAGTGGGGCGATCGCGAAACAGAAACCACGAAAATAGACCGCTAACCATTGGATAGATAAAGAACAGTGCGATCGCCATTCCGGTTGGGACTTGAGCGATCGCAATGTAGATTAGTACCTGCGATAAAAACAAAAAGCACCCACTCACAATTGACAACACCAAAATCTGCTTGGTAGCGGCATTGGCAGGTGTGGAATTTCCTCGGACTGAAGCAGACAAGCTTTCCAAGTCTTGCCACAGTCTTGGATGCAATATCGGAGACAAAAGTACCATTAATGGTACGACTACCATAAACCGTAGCGTCAAAATTAACAGAGTATTGCCCAAAGTCGGCGGTAGCAATTGCTCTACCTCTAATACTCCAAAAATCTGGGAACCTTCGTGGAAAATCACCTTGATGGCTACGTTGTAAAGCGACGATACCACTGCTGATAAGACGATCAAAAACAAACCGATTCTAAGTGTCGATAAGCCAGAGGAATTAGGCGATCGCGATTGTGGAGGTTTTGCTTCCACCTGCGGTTCTGGCGCAGTAGTGGATGAGGGTTCAGCTTTGCTTTGCGATACGTTCTTGCGGCGGACAGAAAGTGGTTCAGTAGGAATCTTTAGAAAAGGTCGGATTGTTCTCGGCTGTAGTACAGATGGGATCGTAGGCTCTGATTTCGTTTCGTTTTCTGGCGATTCCTGATTTAGGACAGAAATTGGTTCGGTGGCATTGTCCTTTGGTGGCGGAACAACAGCCGTAGTAGGTTCTGATGGCGTTTCCCTTGACGACAAATCCTGGCTTGGATTCGCGACGTTTTCTTTAATAATCGGCGGCTCTACTGATGTTGTTTCTTTTGGCGATAAATCCTTTATGGGAGAAGAAATTGGATTCGCGGTGTTTTCTTTAACAATCGGTGGCTGTAATATTGTTTCTTTTGGCGACAAATCCTTGCTGGGAGAAGAAATCGGATTCGCAGTGTTTTCTTTAACAATCGGTGGCTGTAATATTGTTTCTTTTGGCGACAAATCCTTGCTGGGAGAAGAAATCGGATTCGCGACATTTTCTTTAACAATCGGCGGCTCTAATGTCGTTTCCCTTGGTGAAAATTGATTGGAGATCGGGGAAATTGGCTCAAGGGAATTTCTTACTATTTCCTCAAACTCTGGCAGGGATGTTTCAACAGAGCTATTTTTTTGTGGCTCCGTAAACTGCAAAACAGTAGGTATACCTGCTGTTGCTGATTTGCGTGAAGTTTCTTCTATAGTTTTTTCTAGTTCTCCATGCAGGCGGTTAACAAACTCCGCCAAAATCGTTTCCCCTTGCTGCTGCTGGCTATACATCCGTGACAGCTGTTGGGAAAGATTACTTTGATAGTTCTTCAGTTCCTGTTGTAAGGAATTAAAGGTAACAGTAACGGTGTCATCGAGACTGTCAAACATATGTTCGACTTTTTCATTAATTTCACCGACTACATTGCTGCTCACTTCAGCAGACTTCAACGCCGCTTGTTCGTAAGATTTGCCCTCCATACTTTGATTAGCTAAAGTTGCCAGAGAGGATTGCAGTTGTGAAGATATATGCTTTGCCAGAACTTCTGCCAGTTGCCGAATTAACACTTGCTGCTCAGTAATTTGGCGCACTTGTTGTAAATGCTCTTTTTCCTCTACCAAGCTTTGAATCTCATCAGATAACCGATTTTTTTCTGACTGAAGCCGCTTTACGTCTTCCTGCAAGCCTCTGAGGACATTCTGCTGAAGATTTTCTAAGTCTTCAACTACAGCCCAAAGAGCATTTTCTGCTGCTCTAGATAGCTCCCCTCTGACTCTTGGGTTTTCTGGTTGCTTCTCGAATCGCCCCATTAGCTTCTAACCTCTAACACTTTGACGATAAAGCTGCTTCCCGTACACTTTATTGGCGGTCATCCTAATTTCCTGTATTTTGTCAGATATCAGATAAATTAAAAATTTTAACAGCACTTCCGCATTTCAACGTAATTCTGTCATACTAGACACAAGTTAGCAAAGCATCTAAGTTTGCCACACAGCTTACTACAGCGTGTCCTCTTCAGCATTGATAAGTATTTAACCATTAGATTTGGAATTTTGGTGAGGTAGCACCCATCTNNNCGATTCCCATCGTTAGGGACACCAGAGCGTCTGGGAGATTGCCTAACCCGAAGGGATTTTGGATCGATCGCCACGCTTGGAAGTCCATTAAATAGAGACTTTTTTATTTTTGGTCAGTTTAATTTTCATAAATTATTTGCCAATGAAATNTTTACTTTTAAAGAAATCTCACTCCAAATAAATATTTATTGTTTTGCTGCCAANTATAATTGTCAAAGATTCACAGATGCGTGTGCGTAGGCGACTCGTCGCTAGATATCCTCACCAAATTGTCTGACTTGCGAAACTAACTGTAAATTTGTGTGGAATGTAACTGGTGTGACAGTTTATATCTCTAAATGGAGATTAAAGTATCCTTCTATGGAAATTCTAAGTTACGCTATCCCCTGCACAACATTCTAATGAATGAGCAGCAATTCTGCAAAAGTACGCTTTTTTTGGCGTTGTTGCAGTCTGGGTTTTGCTTTGAGTAAATTCCAATAGAGGAAAAGTTTGGAAAATATTAATAATTCTTAGAAGAATAAAATCTGGGCGATGCTGAAGATGGCAGCGCTAAGGGCAGCACTGACTGGGATTGTAATTAGCCATGCGGCGGCAATGCCTTTTAGTGTTTGAAACTTAATCGACTTAATATTTTGCACTAGTCCAATACCAACTACACCGCCGACGAGAGCGTGGGAAGTGGAGACTGGTAAACCTAGCCGGGAAGCGATGAGGATGGTGGTAGCAGTAGCAAGTTCGGCACAAAATCCACTACTGGGTTGCAAGGCAATGATGTTTTCGCCAATGGTAGCAATGACTTTTTTTCCCCAAACAGCTAAACCACCAACAATACCAGCACCACCAAGGATTAAAATCCAAAGGGGGATAGTTATACCATTAGTAGGTACGCTACCAGTGCGATTGATGTAAACGATCGCAGCTAAAGGAGCTATTGCATTTCCCACATCATTAGAACCGTGAGCAAAGGCGACAAAGCAAGCACTTAGGAGTTGGAATCGGGCGAATAATCTTTCTACAGGATTAGGGAGTATTTCTCCCTTGTCTTCCTTATCTCCCAATTGTCGCCAACTCATGATTGTGAGTCCAACTGCTGCTACTGCACCTGTTAACAGGGGGATGTCGTAAGCAGGGATTGTAAAACCAACTTGCTCAATTACAAAATTGGTTAGCGGTTCTGTGAGCGATGGTAATACAATCACGCCGAATACACCTAGCAGCGCAGTACTCAACCAGGGAATCCACTCTTGTAACTGGACTACTTGATTAGGTTGATCCAAAATCCAGTGCTTGATTTGACTGTAAAATAAGGCAGCGATCGCACCACTAATTAACGGCGTTAAAACCCAGCCAATGCTAATTAAGCCAATTGATGCCCAATCAATTGCACCTACTCCTAAAGCTACCCAACTAAATCCTGCGATGGCACCAACAACCGCATGAGAAGAAGATACAGGTAAACCGCGTGATGTGGCAATTTGCAACCACACACCACACGATATTAGTACCGTTACCATCCCAGTAACTAATATTTGGGGTGTAGCTGCGAATAAGGCGGGATTAGCAATTTTCGTTGCTAGAGTTTCCGTTACCTCATGTCCAAACAACACAGCCCCCGTAAACTCTAATACTCCAGCAATAATTATCGCTTGCTTGAGAGTGACAGCTTTCGAACCTACAGAGGTTCCCATCGCATTAGCGACATCGTTTGCTCCGAGATTCCAGGCGACGTAGAAAGCTAGTAGAGCTACGAAAAGTAGGGTAATAAGCATTTTGTTGGGGACAAGGGGAAAGTGAGAGAGATGAGGATGAAACTTGAGCTTTTAAGGGTGAACTTTAAAGCTTTGAGCTTCATCGTTAAACCTTTTAGCTCCATCGTTGAACCTTTTAGCTCCGTCGTTGAATCTCAGACAGAACTTTAAACTTCTAGTTTTAACACTCCCCCATCTCCCTCATCTTCCTTTTACGGATAAATTAAGATTTTATAAGTATCCGGTGTGGGTGCGATCGCTTGCTCCACAGCTGCTGATAAATTTTTCAATGGATAGCGATCGCTAATCAACGCTTGCACGTCAATTCGCTGATTAAATACAATATCAGCCGATAAATTCTGAAGCCGATAAGATGAACTGTAACTGCCTATCAAGTCAATTTCCCGACGATAGAGGATATTGGGATTAATGGGTATTTCTACTTCATCGGGGAATTCGGCAAAAAATAAGATTTTACCGCCTTTGCGGGTACTATCAAGTGCTTGAAAAAAGGCTTTATCACTAGGAACAGCCAGCAAAGTAACATCAACACCTAGTCCACCAGTTAAGGCAGAGATTTTGGCTGGTAAATCAGGATCGCGCGCATCAAAAGCCGCTTCTGCACCGACACTCAAGGCTTTATCAATTCTAGAGGGTAGTAAATCAGTAGCGATCGCTTTTGCTCCAAAATACTTCACCAACATAATGAACATTAACCCAATTGGCCCAGCACCAGTAACTAATACAGTTTGTCCTGGAGCAATTTGGGCTTTTTTCACAGCCTTCAAGCAGCAGTTAGTCGGTTCTACAAAACTGGCTTCTTCAAAACTGATATTATCCGGGATGGGAATCAACCCACCATTTTCGACAATATGTCCGGGAACTTTGACATAATCGGCAAAACCGCCACCACTGGCGTTAAAGCCTGCGGTTGTGGAGATGTTTTTGTAGACATCGCACATGGAGAAATTATCATTTAGGCAGTAAGCGCAACGCATACAAGGGATGTGGTGCATTACCGCCACCCGTTGTCCAACTTGCCAACCTTTGACATTATTGCCTAATGCTGCGATCGTGTTAAGCGGTTTCATGTCCAAAAATGCGCGGCGGTTCATAAAGTGGATAACGAATTTTTTTAATATCTGACTGACATAATCCCACAACCCGCACTTGTACCAGCACTTCATCTGGTTCCAGAGTTGGAACTGGGATATCTTCGTAAGAAAGTTGATTAACGCCTCTAAATACCTGTGCTTTCACGTTGGTTTTTCCCCGCTCAACGATACTAGATGTAACATTAGCAGTCAACGTTAAGCTATCGATTTGTGATTTCTCTGTCTAGCTTGTTCTAATTCGTAAAATAAATTATCTTGTCTGATGCCAAGCTATCTGGGGAGAATATGTCAAAACTCCAGTGAGGTTAAGTGATGGTTAATCAGACATACACAGCTGATGTTTTAGTTGTCGGTGGGGGAACTGGAGGGACTGCGGCTGCTATCCAAGCGGCGCGACGGGGAGCCAAAACCATTTTGGTGAGTGAATTTCCTTGGTTGGGGGGAATGCTCACTTCGGCTGGAGTGTCTGTACCCGATGGCAACGAATTAGAAGCCTTTCAAACCGGGTTATGGGGTGCGTTTTTGCAGGAATTGCGACAAAGACAGCCCGGTGGATTAGATAACAGTTGGGTAAGTTTTTTTAGTTACGATCCCCAGATTGGGGCAGAGATTTTTGCAGATTGGGTGCAGGAATTGCCCAATCTGCATTGGATTTCTGGACAAGTACCTTTAGAAGTCTTTCGGCAGGGTGATTCGATAACTGGTGTCCGCTTTGCTAATTTTGCTGTCACAGCCAAAATTATTCTCGATGGCACAGAATTAGGAGATTTATTAGCTTTAGCTGACATACCTTACCGTTGGGGCTGGGAATTGCGATCGCAGTGGGGAGAACCCAGCGCCCCAGTGGCTTTTAACTCTTTAACTCAGAAATATCCTGTGCAAGCGCCCACTTATGTAGTGATTATGCAGGACTTTGGTGAAGCCGTTGCCCCAGAGATTCCGGCTGCGCCTAACTATAATCCATCGCAGTTTACAGGTGCTTGGGATGGCTATGGAGCAGAGGCATTTTTAAATTATGGACGTTTGCCTGGTGGCCTGTTTATGATGAATTGGCCAATCTGTGGCAATGACTACGGCGAAGGGGTAGGGCGATTGATAGAGTCAGATGTATCCAGAGGTGAATTCATCCAAGAATCTCGCTGGCACAGCCAAAATTTTGCCCATTTTATCCAAAATCAGATTGGTCGTCGCTATGGTTTAGCAGAAAAAGTATTTCCTCACACCTCTACAGCTTTTGCACTGCATCCCTATTACCGAGAAAGCCGCCGCTTAGTGGGGCTAACTACTATACGAGAACAGGATATTTTGCCGATCGCTGGAGGGAGAGTTGCATCTATATTTAATGATGCAATCGCAGTTGGTAACTACGCCAATGACCATCATTATCCTGGCGTTCAATTCCCACTGCAACCTAAATCCATCCGTTGGGGGGGACGCTGGACTGGGACTCCCTTTACAATTCCCTACAGTTGTCTTATTCCAGCCACCACAGATGGTTTTTTGGTATGTGAAAAGAATATTTCTGTCTCCCACATTGCCAATGGCGCTACCAGATTACAACCTGTGGTTATGGGTATTGGTCAAGCAGCAGGGATGGCGGCGGCGATATGTGTTGAATTAAACTGCCAGCCAAGGGATTTACCTATTAGAAAGCTGCAAACGGCTTTATTAGAAGATAATCGCTCAAAAGCGCTAATTATTCCTTTGTTTAATCTTCCCTCCAATCGTTCGGATTGGCGGCACTGGCAACTGTATTACTTAGATAACCCACAAGCTTATCCAGTTAATGGCGATTGCCCTGACTCTGCTTTTGACAAAGCATTAATTCAGGAAAGTAACTGTTTTACAGGGATTTTTTATCGCTTGGAACAGCAGGAATACAGATTCACTGTCACAGCACCAGCCACATATCAAGGGCAAAGCTGGCAGCTTGTGACTTTGCGATCGCATATCGACGAGCAATTACGCGCTTATCCCCACGAACAATTAGTTACATTGTGGGGTCGTTACAATCACTCTGGCAATTGGTTATTAGTCGAACATCTAAACGGAGGATAAGAAGAGTTTATTTTCAGTAAAACAGAATACTTTTTGATGAATTGTCCGGATATTAATCAAAAAGCTAAGTATCAGTGAAGTGGAGAGTTCCCAAATAGACATTTGCTATGCGTGCTGCCATTTCACTTTTAGTATCGAGTCTGGTGTTCGGCCCCTTAGCTTTTAACTGCCAAGCAATGGTCAATCACTTATCAACAGAGCTGCCTTCCACGCCTACTTCGGAACAGTGGCTCTCGGCGGCATCTGAACAAGCTTCAGATGATGCGCCACGTCATCGCGGTAGTGGGCGCAGAGAAGTGACACAAAAAGTCCGAAATATCTATGCTGTGGTTTAACTACTGTAGGGTAATACCTCTTTTCCCAAAGGAACAGAATTACCAGAAAACAGGATGTTGTGCTAACGTCTCTTACACAGCTTTTCTGGCAGAGATATATACAGTTGACACACGAAAATCTTCAGCGATCGCTTAGTATTTCAACTGCAAACTTTGTATATATAATAGTTGGTCTCAATCCTGCCGATCAAAAAGCAAATCAAATTAAGGGCTTTGGTCGATAGCATTACCAACTCCTCAAAAGCTCTACAACTGTTGCTCATATTCGCTAGAAAGCTTTGTATTTCAATCCTTAATGGCTCTAGAAATAGATATTACTTAGGCTATCAGTTAATCTAAAGTACATCTAATTCAGACATTTTGTTTGTTGAGAAAATAGTCTTAAGGCAACTTCACTTTATTCCCCAATAAATTTTCTTCTCATACATTCAGTAGCTGATTATCTACATAAGCAAGTAACTGATCTTCGCTCTGACATCTGTTTAGCGTCCTTTGCCGAAGCATAAAATCCCTTTCGTTTCATTTCTTGCTTATCTAGCGTATGGATTCACATAAGTAGTATAGGTTTATTGCACTTGCTAAAAATCTACTATTTTTGAACTACTTTTGCCCCTTGGTTCGTTCTCTTCGTAGATGGCTCCCAACAAAATAGGTGTTAAGAAGGATCTGCCAGATCATCTTAGTCTTTTTAATTATTTTACACCCAAGGCCAGATGCAAAGTTTTGCATTTGGCCTTTTTAGATGAATTTTATTTAAAGAAAAGGTAGTAGGGAGCAGCACTTCTCTACAAGACGCTGCGCGTAGCTTGCTTCCCCGGAAGGGTACGGCTACGCTCGGTGACTAAGTAGAAGTTTCAGTAAGTTTTTTCCCTCTGCCCCTCGGTCACTGAGCAACTTGCCCTGAGCGTAGTCGTAAAGCCTGCGGCATAGCTACGCTTCGGGCGCAGCCTCTCGTAGAGAAGGGAGCCGAAGTGCTGCACCTCTGCCTCTTGTATCCAATGCCCTTTTACACCGTTGTTTTCTTGCGGTTATTGTCTCTTCCCTGGATGCCGTTGAGGAACATTGGCACAAACTTCTCAATAAATGTCTGTGGATCTCGCTGCCAAGCCTTTTGTGCAGCCTGAATCCTAGTAAATTGCAATTCAGGTGCTAGCAAAGTCTGGGGTAAGCGTTCCATGAGGTATTGGGGACGTTGCCAAAGCGGCATGGTATTTGCCACTTCCACCAAGTTGGCAACTCGCCGTAGTTCTGCACCCAAGGTGATGTCCATTCCTGATTCAAATGCGGCTTGTTCGATTGCGGTATATTTTCGCTTGGCTTGCTCTACTTTTTGCTGATGTTCTGGACTCTTACGCGCAATCTCTCCTAGCCAACGATTACCCCAACGGACATGTCCTGCTTCTTCTGGGAGAATTTTTTCAATCGTTTCCCGAATTTTGATGTTTTCTGCCGTTTGCGCTGCTTGCTTGAGTGCATAAATGTGGGCAGAAAAATATTCACATCCCCGTTTTTCGGTGACGTTAATTGCGGCAAGGGAAGAAATCACAAAATCTTCGAGGTTTTGGACTGGATTTTGTTGTTCGTGATCGAGCAGGCGTTCAAATTCATTGATATAGGAGGAACCGGGTGGCTTACCAATATCTGCTCCCAGTTCTGCCAACAAGTCAGTTAACCACATTGCATGACGAGCTTCATCTGAGATGTGGTGAGACAAATCCCGCACTAGTTCCCGTGGCTGTCCATTTAGTTGCTCAATTAAATCAGTCAGGTCTTTGCAACTGCGTTGTTCACTGTAACGGTAGCGGTTGAGAGTAATCAGATGGATTTCGCGATCGCATACCACCCGTTTTAATACATCTCTCGCACTCAAAACATTCTGAAATTTACGCGGGTAGGTAACTGTCATAAATTATGTAAATTTTTGTAAATCTTTATTTGATAGTAACTTAATTTTTGCGAGTGCTGTATTTGTGCCGCTTCACCGAAAGAAAGAGTAAAAGTTACAAGAATTAATCACTTAAGTTCAACTCAAGTGTAAATAAAAGTAACGAATAAATGTTCAGTCTTGGGTAAAGTGTGTTTTTAAGGTCAGACCAATCTGAAGCTAGATGATTTTAGTTATCAAAAGTGGTTTGGAGAGATTTTCCCCCAAAGCCGGAAAACTGTAGGCAAAACAAAATATAAATTTTTGTAAAAAGTAGCTTATGTTACAGAATTTTTGTTATATTAGTCTTGTAAGGAAAGGAAAATTATATATTCACGAAATAGAGAGGACTATGGTTATGTCTATTGCAGATAAATCTCGTGCATTAATGGTACGCGAACATCAACAAGTCAAGAATCGCCAACAATCAATGCTGATGCGTGCGGCACAAGAACTTGGTCTTCCTGAAGAAGTATCTCACTACTGGAACCCGATTCAAGGGAAAGTAGATGCTAGCAGTCGGATGATTTATGGTCCCAGCCACGCTTCCATGAGCTAAGTTTCAGGAATTCTAAGCTGGATTTTTTGAGTGAATGTCTGAACTGATAAATCTGAAAAAAAAGCCACCCTTTACTTTAGGGTGGCAAAACTTATTACTTTTTAGTTAAGATACGACTCTTCATTAAGCATCGTAGTAGAGGTAAAACTCGTAGGGATGAGGACGTAGCTGTAACTGCTTGGCTTCGTTAAGCTTGTAGTCAATCCAATTTTCGATAAAGTCTTCCGTGAATACGCCTGATTCTGTCAAGAAACCGTGATCGTTTTCTAGTGCTTGCAATGCTAGTTCTAAAGAACTTGGAGTTGAGGGAACCTTTGCAAGCTCCTCTGGAGAAAGTTCATAGATATTCTTATCTAAGGGTTCACCAGGATGGATTTTGTTCTTGATGCCATCGATACCAGCACAAAGCATTGCAGCAAATGCTAAGTAGGGGTTAGATGTAGCATCTGGACAACGGAATTCTAAACGCTTGGCTTTGGGGTTCTTACCAGATAGAGGAATACGGATAGAAGCAGAACGGTTTCCTTCGGAGTAAGCCAAGTTAACAGGAGCTTCATAACCAGGTACTAAGCGCTTGTATGAGTTGGTACTAGGGTTGGTAATTGCCAACAGCGCTGGTGCGTGTTTGAGAAGACCACCAATGTAGTACAACGCCATATCGCTCAAACCAGCATACTTATCACCTGCAAACAGAGGTTGGCCGTCTTTCCAGATGGACTGGTGACAGTGCATTCCCGAACCGTTGTCGCCAAAAATTGGTTTTGGCATGAAGGTGACGGTTTTGCCGTATTTCTTGGCAACGTTCTTGATGACATATTTGTAAATCATCAACCAGTCAGCCGCTTCGATCAATTTACCAAAACGGAAACCTAGTTCGCACTGACCACCAGTGGCTACTTCGTGGTGATGCTTTTCAATGGGCACACCTAATTCTGCCATTGTCAACAGCATTTCTGTACGGATATCTTGGAAAGAATCCGTTGGTGAGACTGGGAAGTAACCTTCTTTGAAGCGTGGTTTGTAACCCAAGTTGGGTTTTGCATCTGTACCAGCTTTACCGGAATTCCAAGCACCTTCTTCGGAGTCTAAGAAGTAATAACCTTCGTTAGCAGTTTGAGCAAACCTAGCACTATCAAAGATAAAGAACTCAGCTTCAGGGCCAAAGAAGGCTGTATCACCAAGACCACTGGAAACCAGGTAATCTATTGCTTTTTGGGCAATAACGCGTGGGCAACGGTTGTAAGGTTCACCCGTGCGGGGGTCTTTAATACTACAAATTATACTTAGTGTTGGGACTTCCATAAATGGGTCGATCCAAGCAGTGTTGGGGTCGAGTACCATCGTCATGTCCGATTCGTTGATCGCTTTCCAACCCCGAATGCTGGAACCGTCAAAAGGTACGCCATCAGTGAACGCAGTTTCATCGATTTGGTTTTGGTACAGTGTGAGGTGCTGCCAAGTGCCTACTGTATCGATGAATTTGAGATCAATCAGCTGAATTTTTTCATCTTGAATTTTCTT
This portion of the Nostoc sp. GT001 genome encodes:
- a CDS encoding EamA family transporter gives rise to the protein MGRFEKQPENPRVRGELSRAAENALWAVVEDLENLQQNVLRGLQEDVKRLQSEKNRLSDEIQSLVEEKEHLQQVRQITEQQVLIRQLAEVLAKHISSQLQSSLATLANQSMEGKSYEQAALKSAEVSSNVVGEINEKVEHMFDSLDDTVTVTFNSLQQELKNYQSNLSQQLSRMYSQQQQGETILAEFVNRLHGELEKTIEETSRKSATAGIPTVLQFTEPQKNSSVETSLPEFEEIVRNSLEPISPISNQFSPRETTLEPPIVKENVANPISSPSKDLSPKETILQPPIVKENTANPISSPSKDLSPKETILQPPIVKENTANPISSPIKDLSPKETTSVEPPIIKENVANPSQDLSSRETPSEPTTAVVPPPKDNATEPISVLNQESPENETKSEPTIPSVLQPRTIRPFLKIPTEPLSVRRKNVSQSKAEPSSTTAPEPQVEAKPPQSRSPNSSGLSTLRIGLFLIVLSAVVSSLYNVAIKVIFHEGSQIFGVLEVEQLLPPTLGNTLLILTLRFMVVVPLMVLLSPILHPRLWQDLESLSASVRGNSTPANAATKQILVLSIVSGCFLFLSQVLIYIAIAQVPTGMAIALFFIYPMVSGLFSWFLFRDRPTLFRIVAIAAICCGELLVLGGSPSIGIGNTSMGSSTAILSGVAFAAYIILTRVCASKLHPVTFTLINFTTMLLLSFICLMLPLPSSWNLVVVDPSKMLELVLSAFILGVLTLAGYLLNNVGISKLGASRSALIGGSIPVLTVIFAGLIIQENLDIVQILGVLFVTFGAAAFSFETMRNQVKPSSPTN
- a CDS encoding inorganic phosphate transporter; translation: MLITLLFVALLAFYVAWNLGANDVANAMGTSVGSKAVTLKQAIIIAGVLEFTGAVLFGHEVTETLATKIANPALFAATPQILVTGMVTVLISCGVWLQIATSRGLPVSSSHAVVGAIAGFSWVALGVGAIDWASIGLISIGWVLTPLISGAIAALFYSQIKHWILDQPNQVVQLQEWIPWLSTALLGVFGVIVLPSLTEPLTNFVIEQVGFTIPAYDIPLLTGAVAAVGLTIMSWRQLGDKEDKGEILPNPVERLFARFQLLSACFVAFAHGSNDVGNAIAPLAAIVYINRTGSVPTNGITIPLWILILGGAGIVGGLAVWGKKVIATIGENIIALQPSSGFCAELATATTILIASRLGLPVSTSHALVGGVVGIGLVQNIKSIKFQTLKGIAAAWLITIPVSAALSAAIFSIAQILFF
- a CDS encoding FAD-dependent oxidoreductase, encoding MVNQTYTADVLVVGGGTGGTAAAIQAARRGAKTILVSEFPWLGGMLTSAGVSVPDGNELEAFQTGLWGAFLQELRQRQPGGLDNSWVSFFSYDPQIGAEIFADWVQELPNLHWISGQVPLEVFRQGDSITGVRFANFAVTAKIILDGTELGDLLALADIPYRWGWELRSQWGEPSAPVAFNSLTQKYPVQAPTYVVIMQDFGEAVAPEIPAAPNYNPSQFTGAWDGYGAEAFLNYGRLPGGLFMMNWPICGNDYGEGVGRLIESDVSRGEFIQESRWHSQNFAHFIQNQIGRRYGLAEKVFPHTSTAFALHPYYRESRRLVGLTTIREQDILPIAGGRVASIFNDAIAVGNYANDHHYPGVQFPLQPKSIRWGGRWTGTPFTIPYSCLIPATTDGFLVCEKNISVSHIANGATRLQPVVMGIGQAAGMAAAICVELNCQPRDLPIRKLQTALLEDNRSKALIIPLFNLPSNRSDWRHWQLYYLDNPQAYPVNGDCPDSAFDKALIQESNCFTGIFYRLEQQEYRFTVTAPATYQGQSWQLVTLRSHIDEQLRAYPHEQLVTLWGRYNHSGNWLLVEHLNGG
- a CDS encoding ferritin-like domain-containing protein yields the protein MTVTYPRKFQNVLSARDVLKRVVCDREIHLITLNRYRYSEQRSCKDLTDLIEQLNGQPRELVRDLSHHISDEARHAMWLTDLLAELGADIGKPPGSSYINEFERLLDHEQQNPVQNLEDFVISSLAAINVTEKRGCEYFSAHIYALKQAAQTAENIKIRETIEKILPEEAGHVRWGNRWLGEIARKSPEHQQKVEQAKRKYTAIEQAAFESGMDITLGAELRRVANLVEVANTMPLWQRPQYLMERLPQTLLAPELQFTRIQAAQKAWQRDPQTFIEKFVPMFLNGIQGRDNNRKKTTV